A segment of the Candidatus Nitrososphaera gargensis Ga9.2 genome:
CCCGTCACAACTTCGTCAAATATCAGAACCACGTCGTTCTGCTCCGTTATCCTTCTCACCTCGTTAAGGTACCTCTTTTCCGGCAGCACGAGCCCAATGTTTGCAAGCACCGGCTCTATTATGACGCACGCAGTATCGCGGTTCTTTTCGATTGCGCGCTCAAGCGCCGCTGGGTCATTGTACGGCACAACGGCTGTTTGCGCCGACGCCTCTTCAAGCACGCCTTCTGACGCCGGCATGCTGGCCGCGCCAGACCCTGCCTTTGCAAGGACATAGTCATGCGCGCCGTGGTACCCGCCTTCAAATTTTATCACACATTTACGCTTTGTAAATGCCCGGGCGAGCCTGATAGCGTGCATTGTGGCTTCAGAACCCGTGTTGAGAAGCCGGGCCATTTCGGCGCATGGGACGACCTTGCAAATCATTTCTGCCAGTTTTATCTCCCGCTCTGTAGGCACACAAAAGAGTGTCCCATTATCAAGCTGCGACCTGACCGCCTCTATCACCGAGGAGTAGCCGTGGCCGAGTACCATCGCGCCGTATCCCATGCAATAGTCAAGGTATGTCTTGTGGTCGGCCGTGGTGAGCTTGCTGCCCCTTGCAGAGGTGGCAAAGAAGGGGTAAGGCTCGTAAAAGCGCACCGGGCTGTTGACGCCGCCGGGCAAAACCTTCTTGGCCCTGCCAAAGAGCTGTTCAGACCTGTTCAACTATGTGTAAGAGCTCTCTGTCGAGTATAATAATTGTAATGCTAATTAAACGGCAGACTGCAAAAAGAGACGTGCCGGCATTATTGTTCTCTAGCCTCATGGATGACCTGCGCCACAACATCGAGAGCAACCGCGACGCCCTTGCTGCGGCATTGAAGAGAAGCCCCAACATGGCATACCAAAAGGTGAACGAGCTGG
Coding sequences within it:
- a CDS encoding aspartate aminotransferase family protein, encoding MNRSEQLFGRAKKVLPGGVNSPVRFYEPYPFFATSARGSKLTTADHKTYLDYCMGYGAMVLGHGYSSVIEAVRSQLDNGTLFCVPTEREIKLAEMICKVVPCAEMARLLNTGSEATMHAIRLARAFTKRKCVIKFEGGYHGAHDYVLAKAGSGAASMPASEGVLEEASAQTAVVPYNDPAALERAIEKNRDTACVIIEPVLANIGLVLPEKRYLNEVRRITEQNDVVLIFDEVVTGFRLQLGGASEFFGIKPDLAAFAKALGNGLPIAAIAGKREIMSKLAPAGAAYQASTFAGNSVSVAAAIATLETLIEAKNAIYPKIARTCDSIVDGIKDALSAAQLDCTVNSIGSMFQLFFTGEKVKDEASAKKSNAAIFRRLFDELLKRDVFIPPSQFETCFVSYAHSEDDADKTIEAYSEAFRRIKKQQ